The following nucleotide sequence is from Takifugu flavidus isolate HTHZ2018 chromosome 4, ASM371156v2, whole genome shotgun sequence.
CCACCCATATGACTGCTGGACAGCAGGGTGACAAATCACTTTCACCAGCCTTGAACTTGGACAGGAACTTCTCAGGAGGAAAGGTAACAACCGGGGAATGTTTCATGCAGAGCGGGGGAGGTGAGCGGCTGCCCGTGACCCAGCTGCTGCATCCTTGGACAGACAGCACAGAGCTCAGCCAGCAACACAGTTGTGCTTCCAGTGATAACACCTCTGCAAAGAACACACCAGAAGTGTCATTTATGGCCACATTTAAACGcacataaaaaacaacacagcaagCGTCTCGCTGTAAATGAATAATAAGTCCACATTTTTGCATAATTTTGTATGAATATAATCTGCTATTCAGTTTGTATTTGTAAAAATGCAAttattaaaaaagtaaaaacctttTGGCCTTTGTCTTGAAATAAATGGCTCAAAATTAACCCATAATGCAGCAGATGTTTGTAAATTTAAATACATCTTTATGTAAAAGAGGTGTTATgtaatttctttcatttttatttattcatctaatTATCTCTGGttttaccattttattttattattttattatttaaaacaagagGGGTGCTGTCAAAGCAGAGGCCCGCGGGGCACCGGCAAAATATCCAAACCAATCTTATCATGAAAGAGGAAATCAAATAAGGGAGCTAATAAGTAAGGTTTACTTAGCGTTCTGTAGCATCCGCTAGATGTAAAATCTGAAATTTCATGGTGGAACTTGACCTATATGTCCTGATTTGATAAGGTTTTGTTCAAAGATGTCGGAAGTCATTAATATCATCTGCAATCATTAAAAACAGATCTAATCCTCTTTACAGTTTGTGTTAACTAGGTTAAAAGACATGACTGTGAACATTTCCTATCTCCATCCGCAGTACTGGAGGCTGTACCTGCTGACGCTGGTGTTGGGAATCGGGGGATCCTTCCAGTATGGAATTCAAATATCCATCATCACATTCCCAGCAGAGGTAGCCTGAACCAACATCATAAATATGTCTGGATCACAATCCTCTTTTGTCAAAGAATGTTCTGCTTTACTGTTGTGTGACACTTGAATCTGGATTCCTACGATATGAGtcgtgaactctgacctttctgCAGCACGTTCAAAGATTTGTGAACCACACCTGGACGCTGAGGTACGGAGCGCCGCTGTCTGATTCCAACAGCAAGCTCGTCTGGTCCTTTGTCTTGGCTGTGTTGAGCCTGGGAGGCTGGGCCGGGGCCATCCACGGAGGCAGACTTCCTGTCGTTTACGGACGGTGAgtcaatgaccccccccccacacacacacacacacacacacacacacacagagttccaTTTTCACACAGGTTGTTAATTAACAGCAATTACTCAACAGTTACGTGCTGACATGTAGACACTTGGATTAGTTCAGTTGTTCCTCTCCAGTCTGACAGGAGTTTTTTGATTTTAGGAAAAAAACACTGCTGTTCAACAACGTTGTGGCAATTGTTGCTGCGCTACTCATGATTTTCTGCCGCATGGCCAAATCATTTGAGATGATCTTTCTGGGAAGGTTTCTCTATGGATACAATATTGGTATGTCCCGATAAGGTCCAGCTGTTATCAGAATTTCTGGGGTTGTTTTCCTCATCTGATTGTTACCCACAGGCCTGGGGCTGAACGTGCACCTCATGTATCTGGGAGAGTCGTCTCCAAAGAAACTCAGAGGTTTTCTGACTCTCACGGGATCCATTTTCATCGCACTGGGAAAACTAACTGGGCAAATAGTTGGCATCAAGTAAGGACGCATGAATTGTTCTGGTGCTACTTGGGGTTCTCAAAGTGCAAAAGACAACAGGAATCTCTCTTTGGGTTCACCTGGACAGGCTGATGATAGGATCTATTTTGGGTTCCAACTGAACACAAGCTGCCGCTGCATAGTTAACAGGATGCTCCAAAATAGGTGCTTAAGAACTAAAGAAGAACCTGCCAAGCTGTCAGTTGAAAAGCAATGAACTGATATAAGCGCATTTCTGAAATACTCCCTGTTCCACACCCATGAAGCAAACCTAAATCACACCTTAGTCATTTTCCTTGTTCGACTCAGATCTGCTGCGTGAGTGATTGAGagcttctctctgtttctgtgtaGAGAGCTGATGGGTACAGAAGAACTATGGCCGTATCTCTTAGCCCTCAGTGGTGTTCCTGCAGTGCTGCAGTTTGTGACTCTACAGTTTTTCCCCGAGGCACCTCGATACCTCTACATAGATAAAGGAGACACTGAAGGGGCCAAACAAGGTGACTACAAAAACCCAGCTTGATTTTCTGATGCACGTATTTGTAATTGGCGGTGGCAAAAATCAGAATCACAAAAaaatttgttgttgtttgtaacCCGTGTATGAAAGCCTTGCAGTGGCTGTGGCAGGAGGACAACCtaaaggtggagctggaggacatgcAGGAAGAGCGGGAAAGCACGCGGGGAGAGGAGGCGAAGACGCTGAGGGACGCTCTCACCTCTCGCAGCGTCAGATGGCAGATTCTGACGCTGGCCTTGCCCTGCGGCGGCATTCAGTTCTGTGGAATCAACGCTGTATGTTGCTGTAGCTCCAGGCAGACACGG
It contains:
- the slc2a11a gene encoding solute carrier family 2, facilitated glucose transporter member 11 isoform X1 is translated as MATRREIKRKASSTHMTAGQQGDKSLSPALNLDRNFSGGKYWRLYLLTLVLGIGGSFQYGIQISIITFPAEHVQRFVNHTWTLRYGAPLSDSNSKLVWSFVLAVLSLGGWAGAIHGGRLPVVYGRKKTLLFNNVVAIVAALLMIFCRMAKSFEMIFLGRFLYGYNIGLGLNVHLMYLGESSPKKLRGFLTLTGSIFIALGKLTGQIVGIKELMGTEELWPYLLALSGVPAVLQFVTLQFFPEAPRYLYIDKGDTEGAKQALQWLWQEDNLKVELEDMQEERESTRGEEAKTLRDALTSRSVRWQILTLALPCGGIQFCGINALYFYAFDIFHESGVPENQIQHLALGIGATELTAVALCSFLIERIGRKKLMGYGYLTMGVTMTVLTVTLSLKHLNSWIPYLNIALIFCVICVYGLGPCGVSMALSADLFLQAWRPSAYVISGTINWLSMFMVGMLFGYVVDDLGPFCFLIFVAYTISSGAFLLGFVPETKGRTMVEITQDFDRLNYKNSAPLTSPTYCSTKF
- the slc2a11a gene encoding solute carrier family 2, facilitated glucose transporter member 11 isoform X2, whose product is MCNFSRQSWPRSEGASADWSMEGASSKYWRLYLLTLVLGIGGSFQYGIQISIITFPAEHVQRFVNHTWTLRYGAPLSDSNSKLVWSFVLAVLSLGGWAGAIHGGRLPVVYGRKKTLLFNNVVAIVAALLMIFCRMAKSFEMIFLGRFLYGYNIGLGLNVHLMYLGESSPKKLRGFLTLTGSIFIALGKLTGQIVGIKELMGTEELWPYLLALSGVPAVLQFVTLQFFPEAPRYLYIDKGDTEGAKQALQWLWQEDNLKVELEDMQEERESTRGEEAKTLRDALTSRSVRWQILTLALPCGGIQFCGINALYFYAFDIFHESGVPENQIQHLALGIGATELTAVALCSFLIERIGRKKLMGYGYLTMGVTMTVLTVTLSLKHLNSWIPYLNIALIFCVICVYGLGPCGVSMALSADLFLQAWRPSAYVISGTINWLSMFMVGMLFGYVVDDLGPFCFLIFVAYTISSGAFLLGFVPETKGRTMVEITQDFDRLNYKNSAPLTSPTYCSTKF